One Paraburkholderia agricolaris genomic region harbors:
- a CDS encoding (2Fe-2S)-binding protein, whose amino-acid sequence MAVTLNINGEQVTTLRGPLSPLIDLLRDEMQLTGAKPVCREGFCGACTVLVDDIPKVACLLPIKFLEGKQVNTIESFDVNEQLSPLQRAFEEADAVQCGMCFPGMVMSLTGSLHRLSCDSTREEVKALMSGNICRCTGYERIVDAVMDLLNAENGEVRHV is encoded by the coding sequence ATGGCAGTGACCCTCAACATAAATGGCGAGCAAGTGACTACGCTGCGGGGTCCCTTGAGCCCATTGATTGACCTTCTGCGCGACGAGATGCAACTCACCGGTGCCAAACCGGTGTGCCGCGAAGGATTTTGTGGGGCATGCACGGTACTCGTTGATGACATACCAAAGGTCGCATGCCTGCTGCCCATCAAATTTCTGGAGGGCAAGCAAGTTAATACGATCGAATCGTTTGACGTCAATGAGCAGTTGTCGCCACTTCAGAGAGCGTTCGAAGAAGCGGATGCGGTGCAGTGCGGTATGTGCTTCCCTGGTATGGTAATGAGCCTTACTGGAAGCCTTCATAGGCTCTCGTGTGATTCAACTCGAGAAGAGGTCAAGGCATTAATGTCGGGCAATATTTGTAGATGTACCGGATACGAACGGATCGTTGACGCTGTGATGGATTTGCTTAACGCGGAAAACGGTGAGGTGCGTCATGTCTGA
- a CDS encoding FAD binding domain-containing protein has translation MVALSESAIHVASNTQDAYQRLRDGATRIISGATWILRNPLRGEACSERYVAVGHLQELKGVRITGERVSIGAAVTHAELADAISELPDLKGLWLAAAKSANPAIRAVATVGGNLCTVDFEAPDITTALLALSAGVEILMENGTVEIPVERFIRDRSNIGGPFLVTAVHVRRANQLTSHQRLPLRVAGDYPVAIVSISVDVSRSTVSAIAVGAVEAAPRRWTSLEQSWQSLGATTGTAKEVARDFSGEFTGRDSVEAPGWYRTSVLGALLERAMKDTEEQAKRVGHTKWQ, from the coding sequence ATGGTTGCATTAAGCGAATCAGCGATACATGTCGCAAGCAATACTCAGGATGCCTATCAGAGACTCCGCGATGGTGCTACCCGAATCATCTCCGGTGCCACCTGGATTTTGCGCAACCCGCTTCGCGGTGAAGCATGCAGCGAGCGCTATGTGGCGGTCGGTCATCTTCAAGAATTAAAGGGCGTCCGCATCACTGGTGAACGTGTATCGATTGGGGCAGCCGTTACGCATGCAGAACTCGCGGACGCAATATCAGAACTGCCTGACCTCAAGGGTCTCTGGCTGGCGGCGGCAAAATCAGCGAATCCCGCGATTCGCGCTGTCGCAACGGTCGGTGGAAATTTATGCACGGTGGACTTTGAGGCTCCCGATATCACGACGGCGCTGTTAGCCCTTTCGGCCGGCGTCGAGATTCTCATGGAAAACGGAACGGTCGAGATACCTGTCGAACGGTTCATCAGGGACCGAAGCAATATTGGTGGCCCATTTCTGGTTACAGCCGTGCACGTCAGACGCGCGAATCAGTTGACGTCGCATCAAAGGTTACCTTTGAGAGTCGCAGGAGACTATCCGGTTGCCATCGTCAGCATATCGGTCGACGTCAGCCGCTCCACAGTTAGTGCAATCGCAGTCGGAGCGGTCGAAGCCGCACCTCGACGATGGACATCTCTGGAGCAAAGTTGGCAGTCGTTGGGTGCAACGACCGGGACCGCTAAGGAAGTTGCGCGTGATTTCTCAGGAGAGTTCACTGGTCGCGATAGTGTTGAAGCGCCCGGCTGGTACCGCACAAGCGTACTCGGTGCGCTGTTGGAAAGAGCGATGAAAGATACGGAAGAGCAGGCAAAACGCGTCGGGCATACGAAATGGCAGTGA
- a CDS encoding XdhC family protein has protein sequence MDSVDLEVLRTSIAWMEKNQRVLLVTVVRTWGSSPRPEGAMLAIRGDGVVIGSVSGGCIEDDLILKVRENGITNELPEMLTYGVSAEEAHRFGLPCGGTIQLMLEPLGRDSRLEQLVKEVERGNLTARHLDVRTGRVSLDRTHAVGRVTYNGNIFTVVHGPRCRLLVIGAGQLSTYLTQIASGLDYQITVCDPREEYLEEFLPPTVSLVREMPDDAVISMKLDARSAVVTLTHDPKLDDLALMEALKTDAFYVGAIGSRKNNAARRERLKLFDLSDEQIARLRGPAGLYIGSKTPPEIALSILAEMTAAKNGVVVGRLNTVRGAKERENQLGKISEQGVEFLESSCSTS, from the coding sequence ATGGACAGTGTCGACCTGGAGGTACTCAGGACAAGTATTGCCTGGATGGAGAAAAATCAACGTGTTCTGCTGGTCACGGTCGTCAGGACCTGGGGGTCTTCTCCGCGCCCGGAAGGCGCGATGCTGGCCATCCGGGGTGACGGCGTCGTTATTGGCTCTGTTTCGGGTGGCTGCATCGAGGACGACCTTATTCTGAAGGTTCGCGAGAATGGAATAACGAATGAGCTGCCGGAGATGCTGACCTACGGTGTGAGCGCGGAGGAGGCGCATCGTTTCGGTTTGCCATGCGGAGGAACTATCCAACTCATGCTTGAGCCCCTCGGCAGAGACTCCAGGCTGGAACAGCTGGTGAAGGAAGTGGAACGTGGCAATCTCACTGCCCGCCATCTGGATGTCAGGACGGGTCGTGTTTCCCTTGACCGAACCCACGCCGTCGGCCGTGTGACGTACAACGGAAATATATTCACTGTCGTTCATGGACCCCGTTGCCGGCTGTTGGTCATTGGGGCAGGGCAACTGAGCACATATCTCACTCAAATCGCTTCGGGACTGGATTACCAGATTACCGTCTGTGATCCCCGTGAGGAGTACCTTGAGGAATTCTTGCCTCCAACTGTATCGCTTGTTCGTGAGATGCCGGACGACGCGGTAATTTCAATGAAACTCGATGCACGCTCGGCCGTCGTAACGTTGACTCACGATCCGAAGTTGGATGACCTCGCCCTAATGGAAGCTCTGAAGACCGATGCATTTTACGTTGGTGCGATCGGGTCGCGAAAAAATAACGCAGCCCGCAGAGAGAGACTTAAGCTCTTCGATTTAAGTGACGAGCAGATTGCGCGGTTGAGGGGACCCGCTGGTCTCTATATTGGAAGCAAGACGCCACCCGAGATTGCACTATCGATACTCGCAGAGATGACCGCAGCAAAGAACGGAGTTGTGGTCGGAAGGCTCAATACCGTACGGGGAGCAAAGGAGCGAGAAAATCAGCTAGGGAAAATCTCCGAACAGGGCGTCGAATTTCTCGAGTCATCATGCAGTACTTCATAA
- a CDS encoding DUF2471 domain-containing protein, which yields MIKDATPDRDVHDINPVALERALRSASLDLQQIIATVAGRHLDNGRRRYSSSAQLPTWRTLLTIDEQVFENRGFLARHNEAVRSTFVRFCDSRLSGMDLDEPIDWRRDDDDLPVVYLLARALVQANVTDMATQD from the coding sequence ATGATTAAGGACGCTACTCCTGATAGGGATGTCCACGACATCAATCCGGTCGCCCTCGAACGCGCACTCCGCAGCGCGTCGCTCGATCTCCAGCAAATCATTGCCACGGTCGCAGGTCGTCACCTCGACAATGGCCGTCGCCGTTACTCAAGCAGCGCGCAATTGCCGACATGGCGGACACTGCTGACAATCGACGAACAGGTCTTTGAGAATCGGGGTTTCCTGGCAAGGCACAACGAGGCGGTGCGCTCAACGTTTGTCCGGTTTTGCGACAGTCGCTTGTCCGGGATGGATCTCGACGAACCCATCGACTGGCGACGTGACGACGACGACTTGCCAGTCGTGTACCTGCTTGCGCGCGCACTGGTACAGGCCAACGTTACCGATATGGCCACTCAGGACTAA
- a CDS encoding porin, giving the protein MLIATCYAGVAHAQSSLTLYGIVDEFVQYVNTGNGYTAAMGSSGQWASRFGLRGKEDLGDGYAVNFVLENGFVPTTGALASTGSLFNRQAWIGLSSGWGQVRLGRQNSPLFIDEGRMDAFGAVTQASGLDNITTYGIRTSNTISYLTPSFHGLKGGVYVGLGNAGGLRGTGASYQFDVTYDQGPFSAFVAGQALRNTDGASTDRTILSGVSYAIGKFTIYGAYTWAKWDELALDANTYGVSIGYTINPFNYLALGWAQLTDRTSAGNGARQFSVMYNHDVSRRTSFYAAVSLLQNRGQAGYTLAGAANAGLALAYPGAQARGVQVGLVHRF; this is encoded by the coding sequence TTGTTAATCGCGACTTGCTACGCCGGTGTCGCCCACGCGCAATCGAGTCTCACGCTATACGGAATCGTCGACGAGTTCGTGCAATACGTTAATACGGGCAACGGCTACACGGCGGCGATGGGGTCGAGTGGTCAATGGGCGAGCCGCTTCGGCCTGCGTGGCAAAGAGGATCTGGGCGACGGCTATGCTGTCAACTTCGTGCTCGAAAACGGGTTCGTGCCTACGACGGGTGCGTTGGCGAGCACGGGCAGCCTGTTCAATCGCCAGGCGTGGATCGGCCTGTCGAGCGGCTGGGGGCAGGTGCGCTTGGGCCGGCAGAATTCGCCACTGTTCATAGACGAAGGCAGGATGGACGCGTTCGGCGCTGTCACGCAGGCCTCGGGGCTCGACAACATCACAACCTATGGTATTCGCACGAGTAATACGATTTCGTATCTCACGCCCTCGTTTCATGGGCTGAAGGGCGGTGTCTATGTCGGTCTCGGCAATGCAGGCGGTTTGCGCGGCACGGGTGCGAGTTATCAGTTCGACGTCACCTACGATCAGGGGCCGTTTTCCGCATTCGTGGCGGGGCAGGCACTGCGCAACACGGACGGCGCATCGACCGATCGCACGATTCTCTCAGGTGTGTCGTATGCGATCGGCAAGTTCACGATCTACGGTGCCTACACATGGGCGAAGTGGGACGAACTGGCGCTGGATGCGAACACCTACGGCGTGTCGATCGGGTACACGATCAATCCGTTCAACTATCTTGCGCTCGGCTGGGCGCAGTTGACGGATCGAACCTCGGCGGGCAACGGTGCGCGCCAGTTCAGCGTGATGTACAACCACGATGTCTCGAGGCGCACCAGCTTCTACGCTGCCGTGTCGCTTCTGCAAAATCGCGGGCAGGCCGGCTATACGCTGGCCGGCGCTGCGAATGCCGGGCTGGCGCTGGCGTATCCTGGTGCGCAGGCGCGCGGTGTTCAGGTCGGTCTCGTGCATCGCTTCTGA
- a CDS encoding ABC transporter permease has protein sequence MIATDTQITHAQRAWLYLLCALVLAFLVVPCLLVIPMSFSADSFLHFPPHHLSLRWYRSFLASDDWLRGARVSLEVALATVVFATALGTAGAYAIRHLGGKFGGVVRAVFMLPMIAPVILIAVGVFFVYARLGLNNSLAGLVLAHTLLALPYVVITVGAGLETCDLTHEMVARSLGAGRMRAFFEITLPQIAPAIYSSLLFSFMTSFDETVIVLFISGGDTSTLTRLMFENIRDQQDPTIAAISTLLILISTAALVGAQWLSRKKVST, from the coding sequence ATGATCGCTACCGATACGCAGATCACGCACGCGCAGCGAGCATGGCTCTATCTCCTGTGCGCATTGGTGCTGGCGTTTCTCGTCGTGCCATGCCTGCTCGTTATTCCGATGTCGTTTTCGGCGGACAGCTTCCTGCATTTTCCGCCGCATCACTTGAGCCTGCGCTGGTATCGCAGCTTTCTCGCCTCGGACGACTGGTTGCGCGGCGCGCGGGTTTCGCTGGAAGTCGCGCTCGCCACGGTTGTGTTCGCCACGGCGCTCGGCACTGCCGGCGCGTACGCGATACGCCATCTCGGCGGCAAGTTCGGCGGCGTAGTGCGCGCGGTATTCATGCTACCGATGATCGCGCCCGTCATCCTGATCGCCGTTGGGGTGTTCTTCGTCTATGCGCGGCTCGGCCTGAACAACTCGCTTGCGGGGCTCGTGCTCGCGCATACGCTGCTCGCGTTGCCGTATGTGGTGATCACCGTGGGCGCCGGCCTGGAAACCTGCGATCTCACGCATGAGATGGTGGCGCGAAGTCTGGGCGCGGGGCGCATGCGGGCGTTCTTTGAGATTACGCTGCCGCAAATCGCACCGGCGATCTATTCGTCGCTGTTGTTCTCGTTCATGACCTCTTTCGACGAAACGGTGATCGTGCTGTTCATCTCGGGCGGCGACACGTCGACGTTGACGCGTCTGATGTTCGAGAATATCCGTGATCAGCAGGACCCGACGATCGCCGCAATCTCTACGCTGCTGATTCTGATTTCGACGGCGGCGCTCGTCGGCGCGCAGTGGTTGTCGAGGAAAAAAGTTAGCACCTGA
- a CDS encoding ABC transporter permease: protein MNLTSNETAIVGPRQLENEVALRRLEIAGRLRMVLLGMPGLAVVGVLLVIPFAWLVEKSLQSDAGQWSLANYMALLDPVYLRSIVTTLEVSLAVTLGAVLIGYPVAYLISQLPRRIAGMLLVAVVLPYWTSTLVRTYSWLVLLQRNGVVNDLLVGNGLIASPLHLVNNFTGVVIGMTHVMTPVLIMPLYGVMRAIDPSLVKAAANCGASPRLAFWQVFFPQTLTGLAAGIVMVFVISLGYYVTPALLGGGNVNVMAMQIQTTLATEGDWGLVSAFGVVLVLIALFASWLVQRICRAVAPREGH, encoded by the coding sequence ATGAATCTCACCTCGAACGAAACCGCCATCGTCGGCCCGCGGCAGCTCGAAAACGAAGTTGCGCTGCGACGCCTTGAAATTGCCGGACGTTTGCGCATGGTTTTGCTGGGCATGCCGGGGCTCGCTGTCGTCGGTGTGCTGTTGGTGATTCCTTTCGCGTGGCTAGTCGAAAAATCGCTGCAGAGCGATGCCGGACAATGGTCGCTGGCCAACTATATGGCCCTCCTTGATCCGGTGTATCTGCGCTCGATCGTGACGACGCTCGAAGTCTCGCTCGCGGTCACGCTCGGCGCGGTGCTGATCGGCTATCCGGTTGCGTATCTGATTTCGCAGTTGCCGCGCCGTATCGCGGGCATGCTGCTCGTGGCCGTGGTGCTGCCGTACTGGACCTCGACGCTCGTGCGCACTTACTCGTGGCTTGTGCTCCTGCAGCGCAACGGTGTGGTGAACGACCTGCTGGTCGGCAACGGCCTGATCGCATCGCCCCTCCATCTGGTGAACAATTTTACGGGCGTTGTGATCGGTATGACCCATGTCATGACACCCGTGCTGATCATGCCGCTCTACGGCGTGATGCGTGCAATCGACCCGAGCCTCGTGAAGGCCGCCGCGAACTGCGGTGCGTCGCCTCGCCTCGCGTTCTGGCAGGTATTCTTTCCGCAGACGCTTACGGGGCTCGCCGCGGGCATCGTCATGGTGTTCGTGATCTCGCTCGGCTATTACGTGACGCCGGCCCTGCTTGGCGGTGGCAACGTCAACGTAATGGCGATGCAGATTCAGACCACGCTCGCCACCGAGGGTGACTGGGGGCTCGTGAGCGCGTTCGGCGTCGTACTCGTGCTGATCGCGCTGTTCGCGTCGTGGCTGGTGCAGCGCATCTGTCGTGCGGTCGCGCCACGGGAGGGCCATTGA
- a CDS encoding ABC transporter ATP-binding protein: MKATVSIRNVSKSYGATTVLDNVSLDIGAGEFLTLLGPSGSGKTTLLMVLAGFTRASSGSIKVAGTELLTMPPHRRDVGMVFQNYALFPHMDVVGNIGYPLKLRGVDGATRRRRVAEMLDVVQLTGFGERSISALSGGQRQRIALARALIFEPRILLLDEPLSALDKQLRDRMQIEIRRLHERFGTTTINVTHDQQEALTMSDRIAIVNGGALVQVGTPEEIYRHPRNRFVAQFMGETCMVPLRRDAHAAWFGDTRVAAAPARTSEAGGLWMALRPESLSIVETADTDSLCFDAVVKDQVYRGDAQIVYADLADGHEVKVLMPPGVSLAERRRLAPGDRVKVGLPREALVLVGEDA; this comes from the coding sequence ATGAAAGCGACAGTTTCGATCAGGAACGTCAGCAAGTCGTACGGTGCGACGACGGTGCTCGACAACGTTTCACTCGACATCGGCGCGGGTGAATTCCTCACTCTGCTGGGTCCGTCCGGTAGCGGCAAGACGACTTTGCTGATGGTGCTGGCCGGATTCACAAGAGCGAGTTCAGGCTCGATCAAGGTGGCCGGCACCGAGTTGCTGACGATGCCGCCACATCGGCGCGATGTCGGCATGGTATTTCAGAACTACGCGCTCTTTCCGCACATGGACGTGGTCGGGAACATCGGCTATCCGCTCAAGCTGCGGGGCGTCGACGGCGCGACACGGCGGCGGCGCGTGGCAGAAATGCTCGACGTGGTGCAACTCACGGGATTTGGCGAGCGCAGTATCAGCGCGCTTTCCGGTGGTCAGCGGCAGCGCATTGCGCTGGCGCGCGCGCTTATTTTCGAGCCGCGCATTCTGCTGCTCGACGAGCCGCTCTCGGCGCTCGACAAACAGCTGCGCGACCGCATGCAGATCGAGATCCGGCGGCTGCACGAGCGTTTCGGCACCACGACGATCAATGTCACGCACGATCAGCAGGAAGCGCTGACGATGTCCGATCGCATCGCCATCGTCAACGGCGGCGCGCTCGTACAGGTCGGCACGCCCGAGGAGATTTACCGGCATCCGCGCAATCGGTTCGTTGCGCAGTTTATGGGCGAGACCTGCATGGTGCCGTTGCGCCGCGATGCACACGCGGCCTGGTTCGGCGACACGCGCGTTGCTGCTGCACCCGCACGGACGAGCGAGGCGGGTGGTCTGTGGATGGCACTGCGCCCGGAATCGCTGAGCATCGTCGAGACGGCGGACACCGATAGCCTGTGCTTCGACGCCGTGGTGAAGGACCAGGTGTACCGCGGCGACGCGCAGATCGTCTATGCGGACCTGGCCGATGGCCACGAAGTGAAGGTTCTGATGCCGCCCGGCGTCTCGCTCGCCGAGCGGCGGCGGCTCGCACCGGGCGATCGCGTCAAGGTCGGTCTGCCGCGCGAGGCGCTCGTGCTGGTCGGGGAGGACGCATGA